In Bacteroides cellulosilyticus, the genomic stretch GACAAGGTGTCGATTACTTGGCATCGGAGTTTTTTCGTACCTTGATATGATACGTGGATTCAGCAAGATTGATGAGTTCTTCGCACGCCTCATGACGTAAACTCTCATCAGCAAGAGCCCGATGAAGTTTACGGTTCTCAGCACGCAATAGCGATAGTTCTTTCTGGAGCTCAGAAATACTAGAATCAATAGCATCGCTATTTACCGGTTTAGGTGATATACCCATAACTTTGTCTTCCATTTGATACTTGTTAAGCCAATAAGTAAGAAGCTTGGCACAAAAGCCGTTACGCTTACAAAACTGAGATTTGCTCTCGGGACTTGATAAATATTCACGAATATAAGACATTCGTTCATCATCACTGTAATAGTTGTACTTCTTTTTCGAATATTTCATCTTTATTTTCGATTTTTGAAGTGTCAACTTATTCAGTACACTACAAGAAACGGTCGTTCCCATCGGTGGAAACGGACATTGACAGGGGAGATACGGGATTGAAAAGGGCTACACCATTCAGCAAAAAGGGTGTAACCATATGCCCAAAAGGGTGTAGTCATGTGCTTAAAAGGGTGTAGCCCCATCGGATATAAGGCAATTCTTACCCAAAACATGGGGAAATCTTCCTCTGAAAGAGGTTTTATCCGCTACATTTCGAAGCATCCCAATCATCCTCTTAAAGCCCATTTGATTGGAATTTCACCATATACAGACATAGGGAAGCATTTACAGGAATATCACCATACAATATTCCTTTCATTCTCCCCATATGCTTTCTTTTTGCATTTTCATAATACGGATTCCCTGCATTCTTTTCCATCAAGCTCCGCAAGATGGCAAAACATTCAATCCGGCCATCTTTATCCCATACCTCTATGCAGAACAACAGATGACAAATATATTCAGCAAACGAGAGTAAATATAGAGAACAAGGGAACGTTCAGTATCACTTAATAACCGTCACAGTACCTTCCGCCAACTTCTTTTCCTTCATCGGGGCGGCAGCGGCATAGCCTAAAGCGGCACAACCATATACGCGGTGATTTTCGGGGATGCCCAGCTTCGTAAGGAAAGCACGCACATCAGGATCATCACAAGTTTGTCCTAACTGGTTTATCCAGCAGGAACCGATGCCGAGGGACTTGGCTGCAAGGAAGATATTCTGCATGGCACAGGCACAATCCATGCTTGCCCACCACTGTGTCGGTTCGTTGGAAACAATGACGAGTGTAGGAGCATGATAATAACAACAATACGTCCGGCTATGTCCGCGTTCCTGCAAACGGGGTTCGTCGCTCTTGGCAAAAGCGCCTTTAATCTTTTCGTTCAGTTCTTCCAGCACAGCGCCATTCTGAATAGCGGTGAAATGCCACGTCTGGAGTCCCATACCACTGGGGGCATAGGTTGCCGCTTCCAGAATGGTGCTTAAATCTTCCTGCGAAATCTGTTGTTCCGTATAAGCGCGCACACTGCGACGCGACTTGATGGTCTTTAAAATCTCATTCATACTCATTATTTTTTTGTCAACCCAATCTTTACATTCAGTCTGAAATAATACACACCATTCTCTTTTTCAAGGAAACCGTACTTATCCTTATCTACCGAGCCTTTCTCGAAACGAGTGTTCAGGTAAAGAAAATCGGCAAACGTGCGGCGCTCCGACTGATGATAGCAAAGCACCTCCCCTTCCGCATTTACCAGCAGAATGCCTTCTACGGCTGAGTCCGTACCGTTATAAATCTTTGCCGGACGCATGCCCAAAGCAAGTGCCAACAAGAACTGTTTCATCTTAAACTCATAGAAACCATGTTTGTTTATCAGTTCATCTTTTATCTTCAGGGGATTTATCTCTTTAATGCGCTCCGTCAGTTCGCTAACACGGGAAATTCCGTCGAGGTGCATCATGCGCACCATCTCCGCCAACATACGGGGGAAGTGCAAATCAATCATCAGCAGGTTGCAACGGAACACACGGTCCGCCACATCCGAATATTTCAGTACTCCGCCCAGACGCTCAATCATCAGCATACGCTCAGTCACTTCCGTCGGAGACTCCGGCAAGGCATTTATCTTATTCACCGTAGGCGTAGCAAACTTAATGCCCGACTGTTCCAGTTTCAGGTTTGCCGTGCGTCCGCCATCCAGCAACGGGTTCATCGAACTGAGGCGGCAACGGACATTAAATCCCGTCAACGGTGCTTCAACGTGCCAGAAGGCAACAGAGAAATCCGTCCGGTCTTCCGTCTTCGCCTCCAAATCGTAGATATTGATGGCATCCAGAAAACCTTCCAGACCTTCGGGAACTTCAATCATATCAGAACCGACAGTCGTTTTCAGCAATTCAAGTATCAGCTCTGCCGCCTCGCCAAAGTCTTCGCGGGGAATGTTCTGTTCTTCTTTATCAGCCACAGAAAAAGTACTATCATTCTCCACCGTACCACTGACAATGCGAACATTTTCCTGTTCTATATAGTAACGACGCGTACCGTCATGTTCTTCTCTTTGTATCAGTGCCACGGGCCAACTCTCCGTTTCAACCTTCCGGGCTTGCGGTGTACCCAATGAAACTTTTCCATCTGCCAACAGGCGAAAAAATGTGTAGAGTTCGCCCAACTCACGCTTTGTTGCTTCGAATGCCATATATCTATATATTATTTATAAGTGCGCACAAAGATAAGGAAATCCATACAAAAAAAGTGAATGGATAAACTATTTCCATATGCAAACGTTTTATTTGAAACGTATAACATTAAAAAAAACGATGATATGGAAAAAGAAGAAAATACAGTAGCCATCACGGCTACACCCAACGGACCATTTATTGTAGAAGGCAATTTCAAATTGATAGACCGGGAGGGAAAAGCAGAGGTACGAAAAGGAAGAATCGCCTTGTGTCGCTGCGGACGCTCTTATAAACAACCCTTCTGCGATGGTACACACCGGAAAATCCACTATAATGATTTATCTCTGAAATAGACGTACCGGAGGAATTTTCTCCGGGGAGCTGAGACATTACGCATCCTCTTCAAAGCGCAATGTCTCAACTTTTTCCAGACGCGCCCTCAACTTCGGCATCATCGACTTACGGATGCGAAGCGCCATGCGGCAATCCATATCGTACGACTGTTCCAGTATTTCCGGCTCCTCCTCCTTGACAATGCGCATCACGTCATTCATAAAAGGGTATTCAAACAGGAAGGCCACCGTTTCATCCACTGTTTTTTCTATAATCTCGGCAGCAGCTATCGCTTCGGCAGCAGCAGCTTTATAAGCGACAATCAGTCCGCTCGTCCCCAACTTGATGCCACCGAAGTAGCGGACAACGATTATCAGTATATCGGTCAGTTCATTGGAGTTAATCTGTCCCAGGATAGGTTTTCCTGCCGTACCGGAAGGTTCTCCGTTATCATTGGCGCGGAAATCTTTACGTTCGGGCCCCAGCATATAGGCGTAGCAGACGTGGCGGGCATCATAATATTTCTTCTGATAAACTTCCAGATGCGATTTTACCTCATCGACAGTACGCACGGGCAAAGCGATAGCAATGAACTTGCTGCGCTTCTCAGTGTAAATCCCTTCGGAAGGGGCGCTTATGGTTTTGTAGGTATCTTCACTCATGCTGCAAAGATAAGTATTCTTCTTGTTATGAGAAAATAGTTTCTAATCCTCTCTCTTTTTCAGACGAAACAGGCAGACTTTAGAAGTTTTTTCGTAAGTTTGTCAAAAGTACGACGCATTCCATTGAAAAAAGTCTGATTATGAGTATGTATCAGGGCCTCATACTGATAATCTTAGCATGCAAGGCCCTCCCATAAGTAACATTTATCACTATGAACAACAAGCTGTTTACCTTTCTCGACCCTCTGCTGGGTTACATCGACAATGGTCGTTTCTTCCGCGAACCCTTCCGCTGGCTCTATGTCATCTTTGCCGTATTGAACTTGCTGTTTCCTATTTTTATACTGGCAAAGGTCATCGAGATGGACTTCTTTAAATATGCCGAAGGGAAATTAATCCTTGCTTTCATTCTGCTGTTCATTATCCTTTGCGCAGGAGCATGGGGAAGCTATCTGCTCTGGATGAACCGGAAAAACAAACTGAAAGAAGCTATCCAGGAAGAAAATGAATTCATTGCCATTCCCGTTGTATCGCACCTGACACAGACGATGGGTGAATGGCTGGGACTTTATATCGGTGTCATCGGTACACTGTGTTCGATGGTTATTGCAATCTTTGCTGCCAATGAAATCAAATACATACTGCCGATACCTTCCGGTATGTTCTTCCTGATGCCTATATACGGCTTCCTGATTGTGGTGTTCGCACGTCTGCTTGCCGAGTTGTATCGCGCATTGGCCGTCATTGCCAACAACACCAAGAAACTGACAAAGATAGAAGCAAAAACCGAAGCCAAACTGGAAGATATAGAAGATATAGAGGAAATCTAAATATATGAAGAAAGTAGTCATAGCTATTGACTCCTTTAAAGGATGTTTGCCCTCGGCAGAAGCTGGAAAAGCAGCTGCCGAGGGTATTCGTTCCGTATACCCGGAATGTGAAGTTATCTGCCTGCCCATAGCCGATGGGGGCGAAGGAATGCTGGATGTGCTGATTACGGCAACCAACGGTCAGGAAGTTCCGATCTCCGCCCACGATCCATTGATGAGATGGCGCAATACTTATTACGGCATTTCCGAAAATGGGGAAACAGCTTTCATAGAAATGGCAAGCATCAGCGGATTGCCTTTAGTTCCGCCGGAAAAAAGAAACCCGATGCTGACTACCACTTACGGCACGGGAGAAATCATTAGTGATGCTCTGGAACGTGGTTGCCGCAACTTTATCATTGGCATTGGTGGCAGTGCAACCAATGATGCAGGGTTAGGAATGCTTCAGGCATTAGGCTTTCATTTTTCAGACAAGGAGGGTAAAGAAGTAGGGACAGGCCGTGGAGAAATATTAATAAAAGTAGCGCATATAGACAGCACTTTTGTCCATCCGGCTTTAAACAGTTGCCGATTTACTGTTGCCTGCGATGTACAAAATCCATTCTATGGTCCCGAAGGAGCGGCTTATGTCTTTGCACCTCAGAAAGGAGCAGGCCGGGAAATGGTGGAGGCATTGGATGCAGGACTGCAAAACCTTGCAGAAGTCATCCGTCATACGACGGGAAAAGATATTTCCCATCATCCCGGAGCCGGTGCCGCCGGAGGTATGGGCGGTAGTCTGCTGGCTTTCCTGAATGCGGAACTGAAACCCGGCATACAACTGATGCTGGAAGCTCTTGACTTCAGTAATAAAATAAAAAACGCTGACTTGATCATTACCGGAGAAGGAAAAGCAGACCGGCAAACATTGATGGGAAAAGTTCCTTCCGGCATACTTGCTGAAGCCCGGAAACAAGATATTCCGGTAATCCTGTTAGCCGGCAATATAGAAGATTCGGATGAATTACAACAGGCCGGGTTTGAAGGGGTCTTCTCTGTTAACCCTCCATTCATATCGTTAGAAGAAGCCATGAAACCGGAAGTTGCACGCAAAAACATACAGCAAACAGTCGAGTGTATTTGCAAGAAGTAAATGATTAGAAGAAAGTGTGTCTCCGTATCAGAGTTTATGTATCACTCCGCGACAACGTTTCATTTCTCTTTCCGTCAGTCCGGGATGTTGTTTCGTTCCGCCTTTCTCGATGGCTGAAACAACTTTAAAGCCGCTCCATTTCAGGATTTCTTTCAGCGCTTTTACTACTCCCCTTGTCTGATTAAAGAATATATTGAAAGGATATGGAGTAGTGCAAGTGCTTACGATAACTGCCTTTTTACCTTTATGCAGGCCGATAGGAATACCTCGTGAGGTCTCTCCCATCATTCCGTAAACGATGCGGTCGAACATCACTTTCAGTTGTCCCGGCAGGTTTCCCCAATAGCAGGGAGCGCCGATTATCAGTGCTTGTGCTTCTTCTATCTGCTTCAGCACACGTTGTGCATCATCCTCAGGCAAACAACATTTCAGTTTCTCACGGCAACTCATGCAGCCGATGCAGGAACGGATTTGCAGGTCAGCCACTCTAATCACAGTAACTTCGTCACCATTCGCCCGGGCTTCCGTTTCCATCAATTGCAGCATTTTCGAGATATGTCCTTGCTTGCGGGGACTTCCGTTGATAATCAGTATTTTCATAACTAGTCCGTATTTACGCAATTCCCAATAGCTGGACATCAAACACCAAAGTAGAGAAAGCAGGAATAGGGCCACTGCTACGTGTACCATACCCCATTGCATAAGGAATATAAACAATCCAATGATCTCCTACATGCATTCGTTGCAGGGCTATCTGCCAGCCTTCAATGACTTCATTCAGACGAAAAGCCTCAGGGTAATTCCGTTTCCAGGAGTTATCGAACTCGCGGCCATTTATCAAAGTGCCTTTATAATGCACAGTTACGATGCTATTCAAACGGGGAGTATTGCCGCCATTCCCTTCTTCCAATACCCGATATAGAATTCCGCAAGGCAGTTCCCGGATATCATTCTCTGCACGCAAAGCCTCCAGGTACTGCTCATTCTGCAATTTATATTCTTCTTTTCGTCCCATAAGTTATAAATGATTCTTCTTTCCCACAAAAGTACAACATTTATGCTATCCACCCAAATACGGAATAAGCTCATCGTGTGTTTTTGGAGATTATATGAATAAGCGGTATCTTTGCTCCATGAAAAAATTAGTTATTGTCGGATGTGGACGACTGGCCGGAATAGTTTCGGATGCAGTTGTTAATGGCTTGTTGCCGGAATATGATTTAGTTGGAGTTTACTCACGTACAGCAGAAAAAGCTGAACGTATAGTTAGTAAAATGCAGCAACACGGGAAATCCTGCGTAGCATGTACAACCCCGGAAGATTTACTGGCACTGAAACCGGATTATCTGGTAGAAGCAGCCTCTCCTGCTGCCATGAAAGAGTTTGCATTACCCGCCCTAAAGAACGGTACTTCCATCGTCACCTTGTCTATCGGTGCTCTGGCAGACACTGCTTTCTATCAGGAAGTGATGGAGACTGCCAAAGCGAACGGTACGCGTGTATACATCGTTTCCGGTGCTACGGGCGGTTTCGATGTTCTGCGGACAGCTTCTTTAATGGGAAATGCAAAAGCTAAATTCTTTAATGAAAAAGGTCCTGATGCCTTGAAGGGAACAGCTGTATATGATGAGGCATTGCAAACGGAGCAACGTGTTGTCTTCTCAGGAAATGCTACTGAAGCCATAGCCATGTTCCCAACAAAAGTCAATGTAGCCGTTGCTGCTTCACTGGCCTCCGTCGGCCCGGAGAATATGGAAATGTCCATGCAATCCACTCCCGGATTCGTGGGAGACACTCAAAGAGTAGAAATAAAGAACGATCAGGTGCATGCCGTAATTGATGTGTACAGCGCCACTGCTGAAATTGCAGGGTGGTCTGTTGTGAACACCCTGCTTAACATAACATCACCGATTGTATTCTTCTGATTACATTATCGGTTATATGCTTCTATATTGGCCAGTACTTTCTCGCTCAGGCGGTCAAACGCCTGACGGGTACGGCCTGTAGATACCTGCATACAGCGGACATGTGGATGGCTTAAAAGATGTGCTCCACCCAAAGCTCCCAGTGTATCACAAAAACAAAGGTTATCACCTTTCAGCCACTTAACGAACGCGGGGTCGTCCCACGCCGGAGACAGCCCGGTATTGAACAATATCTTTTTATTTCCAAGTTGTTCGAACTCAGCCTCATGCAACAGGACTGTATTCTTATTGAGACAACAGAAAACGACTTCACTCTGAGAAAGAAGTTCTCCCAAGGGTAAGAAACGATATCCTTTGGCAGCCGCATCCTCTTTTTCGCTACGGGCAAAATAAGCGATATCCGCCCCAAAGAATTTCAATGCATCGGCAATCATGCCACCGGATTTACCCAATCCTATGACACCTACTTTCAGCCCTGTGATCTCCCGGGGCATTTCTTCCCAGGATTCCTGACCAAATCCATGCAGGCAACGCACCAGTTCGCTGACTACATATTCCACCACACCTTCATCCCCATAATCCCGGATACCGGTTACAGTAATCCCCCGCTCGTTCGCATAACGAATGTCTACATTGGCACTCTCCGGCGAATACAGCGAGCAGCACATACCGATATACCTTATATTCGGACACTTCTCAAGCACACTCCTGTTTATTTGTGAAGTATAGCTCAATAGCACAGCATCAGCATCTCCGATACGGGCTACTATTTCATCATCCCCTGCCGGAACATCAGGGAACATCACTACCTTTTCTGCATACGAATGCAGTGCTTTTTCTGCTGACGGAATCAGACTTACGGGTTCTATTGCTACAAGTTTACGAAACATAGTTTTTTTATTTTAGAGAGGACGAAGTTAGCAAAAAGAGTGATATAAAACAAAAGAGCTGCCATCGATCATACGTGGCAACTCTTTCTTACTATCTTTACGACAATACTTTTTCTTGTTCTTATGCGGACGATCTTTTGCAATCCAACGTCCACCATTGCGTTCCATCTCTATCAAGCGGTTCGCTTCCTTGAATGCCGATATGGCATCCCTGCGTTTTTTCGTCTTCATTGTTCTACAATTTTTATACATTACAATATAGCTGAAAGGCTAATGTTTTGCAAAGATAATGCAAATTGAGCGCAGAACTTTCATGCTTGCATGAAAAAGTTATGCCGAAATGCAGCTTATCTTATCCAAAGGTAGTTAATAAAGCCGAAACTATCCTCTGCTGCCCAAACTATTCTTATCCGGATTTATCTCCGAAACCATATTGCGCACTTCTTTCTTATCGACTTTGGAATATAAACCCAATTGTCGTCCAGGTAATGTTTCTTCAGCATCTTTTTGTATCTTGCTCTTCTCTTCAAGAGCCTTTTCATCTTTTTTATCCATATCGTTATCTGGTTTAGGTTATTACTAAAATAGTAACACACAGATAGTCCTTAAGGTTCTCCCTCAATACAAAAAAAGTTGCCAATGACTGACAACTCTTTTTTATCATAAGAAAATTCCTAAAATTCAGCGATTATTTTTTACTAAGCTTCAACTCTGCAATAAAGGCCGTGATAAGCCCGATACCTCCCAATGAAAGTACACAAGCTCCATAGACCAAGGATACTGTCTCACGATAAACACGCCAGTTGTCCACATCCTTATCCAAATATCCGGGAATTGCCGAAGTGCAAATTACAAATCCTATCAACAATCCTAAGCCCATGCCCACCAACAGA encodes the following:
- a CDS encoding aspartate dehydrogenase domain-containing protein, with the protein product MKKLVIVGCGRLAGIVSDAVVNGLLPEYDLVGVYSRTAEKAERIVSKMQQHGKSCVACTTPEDLLALKPDYLVEAASPAAMKEFALPALKNGTSIVTLSIGALADTAFYQEVMETAKANGTRVYIVSGATGGFDVLRTASLMGNAKAKFFNEKGPDALKGTAVYDEALQTEQRVVFSGNATEAIAMFPTKVNVAVAASLASVGPENMEMSMQSTPGFVGDTQRVEIKNDQVHAVIDVYSATAEIAGWSVVNTLLNITSPIVFF
- a CDS encoding D-isomer specific 2-hydroxyacid dehydrogenase family protein, producing MFRKLVAIEPVSLIPSAEKALHSYAEKVVMFPDVPAGDDEIVARIGDADAVLLSYTSQINRSVLEKCPNIRYIGMCCSLYSPESANVDIRYANERGITVTGIRDYGDEGVVEYVVSELVRCLHGFGQESWEEMPREITGLKVGVIGLGKSGGMIADALKFFGADIAYFARSEKEDAAAKGYRFLPLGELLSQSEVVFCCLNKNTVLLHEAEFEQLGNKKILFNTGLSPAWDDPAFVKWLKGDNLCFCDTLGALGGAHLLSHPHVRCMQVSTGRTRQAFDRLSEKVLANIEAYNR
- a CDS encoding flavodoxin family protein, with product MKILIINGSPRKQGHISKMLQLMETEARANGDEVTVIRVADLQIRSCIGCMSCREKLKCCLPEDDAQRVLKQIEEAQALIIGAPCYWGNLPGQLKVMFDRIVYGMMGETSRGIPIGLHKGKKAVIVSTCTTPYPFNIFFNQTRGVVKALKEILKWSGFKVVSAIEKGGTKQHPGLTEREMKRCRGVIHKL
- a CDS encoding CDGSH iron-sulfur domain-containing protein, with translation MEKEENTVAITATPNGPFIVEGNFKLIDREGKAEVRKGRIALCRCGRSYKQPFCDGTHRKIHYNDLSLK
- a CDS encoding FKBP-type peptidyl-prolyl cis-trans isomerase, translated to MGRKEEYKLQNEQYLEALRAENDIRELPCGILYRVLEEGNGGNTPRLNSIVTVHYKGTLINGREFDNSWKRNYPEAFRLNEVIEGWQIALQRMHVGDHWIVYIPYAMGYGTRSSGPIPAFSTLVFDVQLLGIA
- a CDS encoding nitroreductase family protein encodes the protein MSMNEILKTIKSRRSVRAYTEQQISQEDLSTILEAATYAPSGMGLQTWHFTAIQNGAVLEELNEKIKGAFAKSDEPRLQERGHSRTYCCYYHAPTLVIVSNEPTQWWASMDCACAMQNIFLAAKSLGIGSCWINQLGQTCDDPDVRAFLTKLGIPENHRVYGCAALGYAAAAPMKEKKLAEGTVTVIK
- a CDS encoding IMPACT family protein — translated: MSEDTYKTISAPSEGIYTEKRSKFIAIALPVRTVDEVKSHLEVYQKKYYDARHVCYAYMLGPERKDFRANDNGEPSGTAGKPILGQINSNELTDILIIVVRYFGGIKLGTSGLIVAYKAAAAEAIAAAEIIEKTVDETVAFLFEYPFMNDVMRIVKEEEPEILEQSYDMDCRMALRIRKSMMPKLRARLEKVETLRFEEDA
- a CDS encoding glycerate kinase → MKKVVIAIDSFKGCLPSAEAGKAAAEGIRSVYPECEVICLPIADGGEGMLDVLITATNGQEVPISAHDPLMRWRNTYYGISENGETAFIEMASISGLPLVPPEKRNPMLTTTYGTGEIISDALERGCRNFIIGIGGSATNDAGLGMLQALGFHFSDKEGKEVGTGRGEILIKVAHIDSTFVHPALNSCRFTVACDVQNPFYGPEGAAYVFAPQKGAGREMVEALDAGLQNLAEVIRHTTGKDISHHPGAGAAGGMGGSLLAFLNAELKPGIQLMLEALDFSNKIKNADLIITGEGKADRQTLMGKVPSGILAEARKQDIPVILLAGNIEDSDELQQAGFEGVFSVNPPFISLEEAMKPEVARKNIQQTVECICKK
- a CDS encoding DUF6249 domain-containing protein, whose product is MMDFIMVPTILAIITLGIYKLFELFVCKKERLMLIEKMGDKYQPDVACMPKLYGNFSFSALKLGCLLVGMGLGLLIGFVICTSAIPGYLDKDVDNWRVYRETVSLVYGACVLSLGGIGLITAFIAELKLSKK
- a CDS encoding HpaII family restriction endonuclease, whose amino-acid sequence is MAFEATKRELGELYTFFRLLADGKVSLGTPQARKVETESWPVALIQREEHDGTRRYYIEQENVRIVSGTVENDSTFSVADKEEQNIPREDFGEAAELILELLKTTVGSDMIEVPEGLEGFLDAINIYDLEAKTEDRTDFSVAFWHVEAPLTGFNVRCRLSSMNPLLDGGRTANLKLEQSGIKFATPTVNKINALPESPTEVTERMLMIERLGGVLKYSDVADRVFRCNLLMIDLHFPRMLAEMVRMMHLDGISRVSELTERIKEINPLKIKDELINKHGFYEFKMKQFLLALALGMRPAKIYNGTDSAVEGILLVNAEGEVLCYHQSERRTFADFLYLNTRFEKGSVDKDKYGFLEKENGVYYFRLNVKIGLTKK
- a CDS encoding transposase yields the protein MKYSKKKYNYYSDDERMSYIREYLSSPESKSQFCKRNGFCAKLLTYWLNKYQMEDKVMGISPKPVNSDAIDSSISELQKELSLLRAENRKLHRALADESLRHEACEELINLAESTYHIKVRKNSDAK